The following are encoded together in the Naumannella cuiyingiana genome:
- a CDS encoding restriction endonuclease subunit S, protein MKTVELGSVATIDRKGVDPGTIPPETLYLGLEHIERGGRITGRDTVGRSELASTKFAFTEDHVLFGKLRPNLGKISRPGFAGVCSTDILPIRPGPDLDRNYLAHYLAQPSMVDFAASRTSGANLPRLSPTVLATFPITLPPLAEQRRIAAILDHADALRAKSRQVLDHVDSLARSIFHDMFGERAWPTEKLGDRLLFLTSGSRGWAKFYAADGDKFIRIQNVRSGYLDQRDMAFVSAPETAEARRTAVQPGDVLLSITADLGRTAVVPDGLGRAFINQHLAILRAPSVAPRYLADFLSSPAGQREILGKDRGATKAGLNFDDVRSVTLPIPPLKLQTDYAERVDRINAQRATVLAAIEAGEGLFNSLQVRAFRGEL, encoded by the coding sequence GTGAAGACGGTCGAGCTTGGCTCGGTCGCCACGATCGACCGCAAAGGAGTGGATCCTGGGACGATCCCACCGGAGACGCTCTATCTCGGCCTCGAGCACATCGAACGCGGCGGTCGTATCACCGGCCGCGACACCGTCGGCAGATCAGAACTCGCAAGCACTAAGTTCGCGTTCACGGAAGACCACGTCCTCTTCGGAAAGTTGCGTCCGAATCTAGGCAAGATCAGTCGCCCCGGATTCGCCGGAGTGTGCAGCACCGACATTCTTCCGATCCGCCCAGGCCCGGATCTCGACCGGAACTACCTCGCCCATTACCTCGCGCAGCCGAGCATGGTCGACTTCGCCGCATCCAGAACATCTGGCGCGAACCTGCCTCGCCTCAGCCCGACAGTGTTGGCGACCTTTCCGATCACCCTCCCACCCCTCGCCGAGCAGCGCCGCATCGCCGCGATCCTCGACCACGCCGACGCCCTCCGTGCTAAGAGCCGTCAGGTCCTCGACCACGTCGATTCCCTCGCCCGGTCGATCTTCCACGACATGTTCGGTGAACGGGCATGGCCGACCGAGAAGCTTGGCGATCGGCTCCTATTCCTTACAAGCGGCTCCCGGGGATGGGCCAAGTTCTACGCGGCCGACGGCGACAAGTTCATCCGGATTCAGAACGTCAGGAGTGGGTACCTTGACCAACGCGACATGGCCTTCGTTTCCGCGCCCGAAACGGCAGAGGCCCGCCGGACCGCGGTTCAGCCGGGCGACGTGCTCTTAAGCATCACCGCCGACCTGGGCAGGACGGCCGTCGTTCCAGATGGGCTCGGTCGAGCTTTCATCAACCAGCACCTGGCAATTCTCCGGGCGCCGTCTGTTGCGCCTCGCTATCTCGCCGACTTCCTGTCGTCGCCAGCAGGTCAACGTGAGATCCTTGGCAAGGACCGGGGCGCAACGAAGGCTGGGCTCAACTTCGACGACGTGCGTTCGGTCACGCTACCGATTCCCCCATTGAAACTCCAGACGGACTATGCCGAGCGCGTCGACCGGATCAACGCCCAGCGCGCCACGGTGCTCGCGGCAATCGAAGCCGGAGAGGGCCTCTTTAACTCCCTCCAGGTCCGCGCCTTTCGCGGCGAACTCTGA
- a CDS encoding HepT-like ribonuclease domain-containing protein — translation MSDQTDDGRTAKVLEQFGGQPWRLIVGMRNFAVHQYDDLDPRRVWRTATPFPMFRLVICEWMS, via the coding sequence GTGAGCGACCAGACCGACGATGGCCGCACCGCCAAAGTGCTGGAGCAGTTCGGCGGTCAGCCTTGGCGGTTGATCGTCGGGATGCGCAACTTCGCCGTGCACCAGTACGACGACCTCGACCCACGACGTGTCTGGCGTACCGCCACCCCGTTTCCAATGTTCAGGCTGGTCATCTGCGAATGGATGTCGTAA
- a CDS encoding restriction endonuclease, whose amino-acid sequence MTAPTWEEYMAPALRVLCDGEVHRTREVVAAAADDLDLSLEHRAILIPSGQEQWVNRGNWALSYLARAGAVERPTRGHYRITEIGRNLVAQHSDAITERDLRDVPGYASPRHGAKPLPPPDAAWAVPEPVLDPVEQIETGIDRIEAEVAADLLNRLHGREPAFFEQAVLDLLMAMGYGGAEGRATRTQLSNDGGIDGVVDQDALGLSRIYVQAKRYAPDNPVGRPAVQGFVGALHGNQANQGVFITSGKFSKGALHYADSVPSRVVLIDGDRLARLMIRYGVGVQVKRTLHIVEIDEDFFA is encoded by the coding sequence ATGACCGCGCCGACCTGGGAGGAGTACATGGCCCCGGCGCTTCGGGTGCTCTGCGACGGCGAAGTACATCGCACACGTGAGGTCGTGGCCGCCGCAGCAGACGATCTCGACCTGAGCCTCGAGCACCGGGCGATCCTCATCCCGTCCGGTCAGGAGCAGTGGGTCAACCGCGGCAACTGGGCACTCTCGTACCTGGCTCGAGCCGGCGCCGTCGAGCGTCCGACTCGCGGTCACTACCGGATCACCGAGATCGGCCGAAACCTGGTGGCGCAACATTCCGACGCGATCACCGAGCGGGATCTGCGTGACGTACCCGGCTACGCGTCGCCTCGGCACGGAGCGAAGCCACTACCCCCACCGGATGCGGCCTGGGCCGTGCCTGAGCCGGTCCTCGATCCGGTCGAGCAGATCGAGACGGGGATCGACCGCATCGAGGCAGAAGTTGCCGCCGACCTACTGAATCGCCTGCATGGCCGGGAACCGGCCTTCTTCGAGCAAGCGGTGCTCGACCTGCTGATGGCGATGGGCTACGGAGGCGCAGAGGGCCGCGCCACCCGCACCCAACTCTCGAACGACGGTGGTATCGATGGCGTGGTCGACCAGGATGCCCTCGGTCTGAGCAGGATCTACGTACAGGCCAAGCGGTACGCACCCGACAACCCCGTTGGCCGCCCGGCAGTCCAAGGCTTCGTCGGCGCACTTCACGGCAACCAGGCCAACCAGGGCGTCTTCATCACCTCCGGGAAGTTCAGCAAAGGAGCCCTTCACTACGCGGACAGTGTCCCGAGCAGGGTGGTCCTCATCGACGGTGACCGACTGGCCCGCCTGATGATCCGCTACGGCGTCGGAGTCCAGGTCAAGCGGACCCTCCACATCGTCGAGATCGATGAGGACTTCTTCGCATGA
- a CDS encoding N-6 DNA methylase — MITGELKSKIDRVWDAFWSGGISNPLEVIEQITYLLFIRRLDDLQTLAEKKALITKTGVVNPLFLPGQSHLRWSEFKNASAEVMHRTVADEVFPFLRGMGDGTTYSEHMRDARFTIPTSALLSKVVDMLDEIPMADRDTNGDLYEYLLSKIAAAGVNGQFRTPRHIIELMVRMTAPKPSDEICDPACGTAGFLVAASEYVRATHADALLDSAQREHFHASMFHGYDFDSTMLRIGSMNMLLHGIESPDIRYRDSLSEGAAGDADKYTLILANPPFAGSLDYESTAKDLQRIVKTKKTELLFLALFLKLLKPGGRAAVIVPDGVLFGSSKAHKELRRILVEDQKLDAVVKLPSGVFRPYAGVSTAILFFTKTNSGGTDDVWFYDVRADGFSLDDKRNPVEANDLPDVLSRWLNLAKPDSAERERARTEQSFLVPKADIVAQSYDLSLNRYKEIEYDEIEHRAPLEIISDIETLEDEIAKGLAELKAMLS, encoded by the coding sequence GTGATCACGGGTGAGCTGAAGAGCAAGATCGACCGCGTCTGGGACGCCTTCTGGTCCGGCGGCATCAGCAACCCGCTCGAGGTCATCGAGCAGATCACCTACCTGCTGTTCATCCGCCGCCTCGACGACCTCCAGACGCTGGCGGAGAAGAAGGCTCTCATCACCAAGACCGGCGTCGTGAATCCGTTGTTCCTTCCGGGCCAGTCGCACCTGCGGTGGAGTGAGTTCAAGAACGCCTCGGCCGAGGTGATGCACCGGACCGTCGCAGACGAGGTCTTCCCGTTCCTGCGGGGCATGGGTGACGGCACCACTTACAGCGAGCACATGAGGGATGCGCGGTTCACGATCCCGACCTCGGCGCTGCTGTCGAAGGTTGTCGACATGCTCGACGAGATCCCGATGGCCGACCGCGACACCAACGGCGATCTGTATGAGTACCTGCTCTCCAAGATCGCCGCGGCCGGCGTCAACGGCCAGTTCCGCACGCCCCGCCACATCATCGAGCTAATGGTGCGGATGACCGCGCCGAAGCCGTCGGACGAGATCTGCGACCCGGCGTGCGGTACTGCCGGCTTCTTGGTGGCGGCGAGCGAGTACGTCCGCGCCACCCACGCAGACGCGCTCCTCGACTCGGCGCAGCGCGAGCACTTCCACGCCTCGATGTTCCACGGCTACGACTTCGACTCCACGATGCTCCGCATCGGCAGCATGAACATGCTGCTACACGGGATCGAGTCTCCCGACATCCGCTATCGCGACTCACTCTCCGAAGGCGCGGCCGGTGATGCCGACAAGTACACGCTGATCCTGGCCAACCCGCCGTTCGCGGGTTCGCTCGACTACGAGTCCACCGCCAAGGACCTGCAGCGCATCGTCAAGACCAAGAAGACCGAGTTGCTCTTCCTTGCGCTCTTCCTCAAGCTGCTCAAGCCCGGCGGTCGGGCCGCTGTCATCGTGCCCGACGGCGTGCTGTTCGGCTCCTCGAAGGCCCACAAGGAATTGCGCCGGATCCTGGTCGAGGACCAGAAGCTCGACGCGGTCGTCAAGCTGCCGTCCGGTGTCTTCCGCCCGTACGCCGGTGTCTCCACCGCGATCCTGTTCTTCACCAAGACCAACTCCGGCGGCACCGATGACGTCTGGTTCTACGACGTCCGCGCCGACGGCTTCTCCTTGGACGACAAGCGCAACCCGGTCGAGGCCAACGATCTTCCCGACGTCCTCAGTCGTTGGTTGAACCTGGCGAAACCCGACTCCGCCGAGCGGGAGCGCGCCCGCACCGAACAGTCCTTCCTGGTCCCCAAGGCCGACATCGTCGCCCAGAGCTACGACCTGTCGTTGAACCGCTACAAGGAGATCGAGTACGACGAGATCGAGCACCGCGCGCCGCTGGAGATCATCAGCGACATCGAGACGCTTGAGGACGAGATCGCCAAGGGCCTCGCCGAGCTGAAGGCGATGCTGTCGTGA
- a CDS encoding helix-turn-helix domain-containing protein, protein MDIRAERLAAGMSQSELARAAQVSQPNLSAYENGRRTPSPEVLDRIGQALAGRPSVRVEHHHEDIRARVAQFRATRPRLVGSVARGEDHHGSDVDVLVDFTDEATLLDEVGLRLALRDLLQVEVDVIADDSLHGAMRDRLLREAVAV, encoded by the coding sequence GTGGACATTCGCGCAGAGCGCCTCGCGGCTGGCATGAGCCAGTCGGAGCTGGCGCGCGCGGCGCAGGTCTCCCAGCCGAACCTGTCGGCGTACGAAAACGGCCGACGCACCCCGAGCCCCGAGGTGCTCGACCGGATCGGCCAGGCGCTGGCCGGTCGACCTTCGGTCCGCGTCGAGCACCATCACGAGGACATCCGGGCGCGGGTCGCGCAGTTCCGCGCGACGCGGCCGCGGCTCGTGGGGTCAGTCGCCCGCGGCGAGGACCATCACGGCTCGGACGTCGACGTGCTCGTCGACTTCACCGATGAAGCCACCTTGCTCGACGAAGTCGGGCTGCGCCTTGCGCTGCGTGACCTTCTCCAGGTGGAGGTGGACGTGATCGCGGACGACTCCTTGCACGGCGCGATGCGCGACCGACTCCTGCGTGAAGCGGTCGCAGTGTGA